One window of the Paraburkholderia sp. PGU19 genome contains the following:
- a CDS encoding DUF1840 domain-containing protein: MLITFKCRSAPDVVMLENLAQYLLGIIGKRLGARGVINHDELGVAISKLEAAIVTDKQERAEHEGHFHEGEEGHERHEVPIGLAQRSYPFLDMLRAAQKENTDIVWGL; encoded by the coding sequence ATGCTGATTACTTTCAAATGCCGCTCCGCGCCCGATGTGGTGATGCTGGAGAATCTCGCCCAATATTTGTTGGGCATTATCGGCAAGCGGCTCGGCGCGCGCGGTGTGATCAATCACGACGAACTTGGCGTGGCGATCTCGAAGCTCGAAGCTGCCATCGTCACCGACAAGCAGGAGCGCGCCGAGCATGAAGGCCACTTCCATGAAGGGGAAGAAGGTCACGAGCGTCACGAGGTTCCGATTGGTCTCGCGCAACGGTCGTATCCGTTCCTCGACATGCTGCGCGCGGCGCAGAAGGAAAATACGGATATCGTCTGGGGCCTCTGA
- a CDS encoding helical backbone metal receptor, whose product MRARVVDAAGVEHAKAERGARIVSLVPSITELLFALKLDAQIVGRTGFCVHPRDKVRRVPKVGGTKAVKIDALRALQPTHVVVNIDENERETVEQLRAFVPHVVVTHPLTPEDNLALYALLGAIFDRHDEARALGVELQTQLDACASREWPRQNVLYAIWREPWMTVARDTYISAMLRLVNWQTLPDVRGGETGAARYPSFDLDAAWLAQTDRVLLSSEPYRFTQQHCDALGRDARLAGKRIGLVDGEMVSWYGSRAIDGIAYLLDYASR is encoded by the coding sequence ATGCGCGCGCGTGTCGTCGATGCAGCCGGTGTCGAGCACGCGAAAGCGGAACGCGGCGCGCGCATCGTGTCGCTGGTGCCGAGCATCACCGAACTTCTCTTTGCCTTGAAGCTGGACGCGCAGATCGTCGGGCGCACGGGGTTTTGCGTGCATCCGCGCGACAAGGTGCGCCGTGTGCCGAAAGTCGGCGGCACGAAAGCCGTGAAGATCGACGCCTTGCGCGCGCTGCAACCCACACATGTCGTCGTCAATATCGACGAGAACGAGCGCGAGACCGTCGAGCAATTGCGCGCGTTCGTGCCGCATGTCGTCGTCACTCACCCTTTGACGCCCGAGGACAACTTGGCGCTGTACGCGCTGCTCGGCGCGATTTTCGATCGCCACGACGAAGCTCGCGCGTTGGGCGTCGAGCTTCAGACGCAACTGGACGCATGCGCTTCCCGCGAATGGCCACGGCAAAACGTGCTCTATGCGATCTGGCGCGAGCCGTGGATGACCGTCGCGCGTGACACCTATATTTCAGCGATGCTGCGCCTCGTGAACTGGCAGACACTGCCCGATGTGCGCGGCGGCGAAACAGGCGCGGCGCGTTATCCTTCGTTCGATCTGGATGCCGCGTGGCTTGCCCAGACCGACCGCGTCCTGCTGTCGAGCGAGCCGTATCGCTTCACCCAGCAGCATTGCGACGCGCTTGGACGGGACGCGCGCCTCGCGGGCAAACGAATCGGGCTGGTCGACGGCGAGATGGTGTCGTGGTACGGCTCGCGTGCGATCGACGGCATCGCGTATCTTCTGGACTACGCCAGCCGTTAG
- a CDS encoding thiol:disulfide interchange protein DsbA/DsbL: protein MKKLLSILFLSIGLVASAVQAAPAAPVAGKDYTVLSTPQPVEAAAGKIEVIEFMWYGCPHCNEFDPYLEAWVKKQGPDVVFKRVPVAFRDDFIPHSKLYHAVDALGLANQLTPTIFHEIHVNKNYLLTPEDQAKFLAKNGIDPKKFMDAYNSFSTQSAIQRDKKLIEDFKIDGVPTLAVQGKYETGPAQTNSLPGTIQVLDYLVAQVRAKKM, encoded by the coding sequence ATGAAAAAACTGCTCAGCATTCTTTTCCTCTCGATCGGTCTCGTCGCGAGCGCGGTACAAGCGGCGCCCGCCGCGCCCGTCGCCGGCAAGGACTACACCGTGCTGTCCACGCCCCAGCCCGTCGAAGCGGCTGCCGGCAAGATCGAAGTCATCGAGTTCATGTGGTACGGCTGCCCGCACTGCAACGAGTTCGACCCGTATCTCGAAGCGTGGGTCAAGAAGCAGGGCCCGGACGTCGTGTTCAAGCGCGTGCCCGTTGCGTTCCGCGACGACTTCATCCCGCATTCGAAGCTCTATCACGCGGTCGACGCGCTCGGCCTCGCCAATCAGCTCACGCCGACCATCTTCCACGAGATCCACGTCAACAAGAACTATCTGCTGACGCCGGAAGATCAGGCTAAATTCCTCGCGAAGAACGGTATCGATCCGAAGAAGTTCATGGACGCGTACAACTCGTTCTCGACGCAGAGCGCGATCCAGCGCGACAAGAAGCTGATCGAAGACTTCAAGATCGACGGCGTGCCGACGCTCGCCGTGCAGGGCAAGTACGAAACGGGCCCTGCGCAGACCAACAGCCTGCCGGGCACGATTCAGGTGCTCGACTATCTGGTCGCGCAGGTTCGCGCCAAGAAGATGTAA
- a CDS encoding MBL fold metallo-hydrolase translates to MNALEHQLDYPFADQMPAAGTTQEVAPGVYWLRMPLPFALNHINLWLLRDEIDGQKGWTIVDCGIASDEIKANWERLFDTALEGLPVLRVIVTHCHPDHLGLANWLCEGGEKKRWNVRLWITLGEYMLGRVMAAGDGSNAGGEGAARHFARHGLSDEASLDKLRNRKSYYANLVPSVPGQYRRMREGDALSIGGRTWRVVTGFGHSPEHCALHAEADGVLISGDMVLPRISTNVSVFDIEPEGNPLALYLGSLGRYETMAPDTLVLPSHGKPFRGLHTRIGQLRDHHAARLAEVREACAQKPCSAADIVPIMFKRELDIHQMTFAMGEALAHLHLLWLQGELKRVQGGDGVIRFENEAR, encoded by the coding sequence ATGAATGCTCTCGAACACCAACTCGACTATCCATTCGCCGACCAGATGCCAGCCGCCGGCACGACGCAGGAAGTCGCGCCGGGCGTCTACTGGCTGCGCATGCCGTTGCCGTTCGCGCTCAATCACATCAACCTCTGGCTGCTGCGCGACGAGATCGACGGGCAGAAGGGCTGGACGATCGTCGATTGCGGGATCGCTTCGGACGAGATCAAGGCGAACTGGGAAAGGCTGTTTGACACGGCGCTCGAAGGCTTGCCGGTGCTGCGCGTGATCGTCACGCATTGTCATCCGGACCACCTCGGGCTCGCGAACTGGTTGTGCGAGGGCGGCGAGAAGAAGCGCTGGAATGTGCGTCTGTGGATCACGCTCGGCGAGTACATGCTGGGCCGCGTGATGGCGGCCGGCGATGGCTCGAATGCGGGCGGCGAGGGCGCGGCGCGGCACTTTGCGCGGCATGGACTAAGCGACGAGGCGTCGCTCGACAAGCTTCGCAACCGCAAGAGCTATTACGCGAACCTCGTCCCTTCGGTGCCGGGGCAATACCGGCGCATGCGCGAGGGCGATGCGCTGTCGATCGGCGGGCGCACGTGGCGAGTCGTGACGGGCTTCGGTCATTCGCCGGAGCATTGCGCGCTGCACGCGGAAGCGGATGGCGTGCTGATTTCCGGCGATATGGTGTTGCCGCGCATTTCGACGAACGTATCGGTGTTCGACATCGAGCCGGAAGGCAATCCGCTGGCGCTGTATCTCGGTTCGCTTGGCCGTTATGAAACGATGGCGCCGGATACGCTCGTGCTGCCTTCGCATGGCAAGCCGTTTCGGGGCCTGCATACGCGTATCGGGCAACTGCGGGATCACCACGCGGCGCGGCTGGCGGAAGTGCGTGAGGCCTGCGCCCAGAAGCCGTGCAGCGCGGCGGATATCGTCCCCATCATGTTCAAACGGGAACTCGATATTCACCAGATGACGTTTGCGATGGGTGAAGCGCTCGCGCATTTGCATCTGCTGTGGCTTCAGGGAGAGTTGAAGCGGGTGCAGGGTGGGGATGGGGTGATTCGGTTTGAGAACGAGGCTAGGTAG
- a CDS encoding ABC transporter substrate-binding protein, which yields MRFKLLAAAATLTAFASAPALAVAKPLTVCTESSPDGFDVVQYNSLVTTNASADVIFNSLVSYDEAAKKVVPSLADKWDVSTDGLTYTFHLRPNVQFQTTDYFKPTRALNADDVVFTFNRMLDDNNPWHKVAGASGFPHAQSMGLVKLIKSVSKVDDNTVKFELNEPNATFVSILTMGFASIYSAEYADQLLKAGKQADLNAKPIGTGPFVLKGYTKDSIIRYDVNPSYWGAKPKIDRLIYAITPDAAVRAQKVKAGECQIALSPKPQDIADAKQDKSLAVVQTPAFMTAFVALNTQKKPLDNQKVRAALNMAFDRTSYLKAVFDNTATPANNPYPPNTWSYDKAVKPWPYDAEKAKKLLAEAGYPNGFETTIWVRPNGSVLNPNPKAGAEMLQADFAKIGVKAEVKVIEWGELIKQAKQGQHDTLFMGWAGDNGDPDNYLSPLFSCNAVKSGINFARYCDPELDKLIAQGKETADQGKRTKAYEAAQQIIHDAALWIPLGYPTAAAITRTNVSGYHVSPFGRQNFGAVVVQ from the coding sequence ATGCGTTTCAAGTTGCTTGCCGCCGCCGCGACCCTGACGGCGTTCGCCAGCGCGCCCGCACTGGCCGTCGCGAAGCCGCTCACCGTCTGCACGGAATCGAGCCCGGACGGCTTCGACGTCGTCCAGTACAACTCGCTCGTCACGACCAATGCATCGGCGGATGTGATCTTTAATTCGCTCGTGTCGTACGACGAAGCGGCGAAGAAAGTCGTGCCGTCGCTCGCCGACAAGTGGGACGTCAGCACCGACGGCCTCACGTACACGTTCCATCTTCGCCCGAACGTGCAGTTCCAGACCACCGACTATTTCAAGCCCACGCGCGCGCTGAACGCCGACGACGTCGTCTTCACGTTCAACCGCATGCTCGACGACAACAACCCGTGGCACAAGGTCGCAGGCGCGAGCGGCTTTCCGCACGCGCAGTCGATGGGTCTCGTAAAGCTGATCAAGTCGGTGTCGAAGGTCGACGACAACACGGTGAAGTTCGAGCTGAACGAGCCGAACGCGACCTTCGTGTCGATCCTGACGATGGGCTTCGCGTCGATCTATTCGGCTGAATACGCGGACCAGTTGCTGAAGGCGGGCAAACAGGCCGACCTGAACGCGAAGCCAATCGGCACGGGTCCGTTCGTGCTGAAGGGCTACACGAAGGATTCGATCATCCGCTATGACGTGAACCCGAGCTACTGGGGCGCGAAGCCGAAGATCGACCGTCTGATCTACGCGATCACGCCCGACGCTGCCGTGCGCGCGCAAAAGGTGAAGGCGGGCGAATGCCAGATCGCGCTGTCGCCGAAGCCGCAGGATATCGCCGACGCGAAGCAGGACAAGTCGCTCGCCGTCGTGCAGACGCCCGCGTTCATGACGGCGTTCGTCGCGCTGAACACGCAGAAGAAGCCGCTCGACAATCAAAAGGTGCGCGCGGCGCTGAACATGGCGTTCGACCGCACGTCGTACCTGAAAGCCGTGTTCGACAACACGGCGACGCCTGCGAACAATCCGTATCCGCCGAATACGTGGAGCTACGACAAGGCCGTCAAGCCGTGGCCGTACGACGCGGAGAAGGCCAAGAAACTGCTCGCCGAAGCGGGCTACCCGAACGGCTTCGAAACGACGATCTGGGTGCGTCCGAACGGCAGCGTGCTGAATCCGAATCCGAAGGCGGGCGCGGAAATGCTGCAAGCGGACTTCGCAAAGATCGGCGTGAAGGCCGAGGTGAAGGTGATCGAATGGGGTGAGTTGATCAAGCAGGCCAAGCAGGGACAGCACGATACGCTGTTCATGGGCTGGGCTGGCGACAACGGCGACCCGGACAACTATCTGTCGCCGCTCTTTAGCTGCAATGCGGTGAAGTCGGGGATCAACTTCGCGCGGTATTGCGACCCGGAACTCGACAAGCTGATTGCGCAGGGCAAGGAGACAGCGGATCAAGGCAAGCGCACGAAAGCGTATGAAGCCGCGCAGCAGATCATTCACGATGCTGCGCTGTGGATTCCGCTTGGGTATCCGACGGCGGCCGCTATCACGCGGACGAACGTGAGCGGGTATCACGTCAGTCCGTTTGGGCGGCAGAATTTTGGGGCGGTGGTGGTGCAGTAA
- a CDS encoding SPOR domain-containing protein, whose protein sequence is MAKPRRTTKQSKQTGGTFLGIVLGLIVGLAIAVVVALYITRAPTPFVAKVAPPAASDSGASQPQYDPNRPLQGKTPGQPVPQAAQPAPPNTAPGQTTNQTQTSGMLEEPQIVEVPPSNNGVAVAPKPAQDNGANNGTTTANVPPKKAPNPTSAPVTTANNAPTQPPKAGSTPNANGTPPAANDANTGYLLQVGAYKTSADAEQQRARLAFQGFESKVTQRDAGGVTYYRVRIGPFSKFEDMNTTRQRLSDAGVDTAVIRFTKQ, encoded by the coding sequence ATGGCAAAACCACGCCGCACTACAAAGCAGTCGAAACAAACCGGGGGCACTTTTCTCGGTATCGTGCTGGGCCTGATCGTCGGCCTGGCCATCGCGGTGGTGGTGGCGCTCTACATCACGCGCGCGCCTACGCCGTTCGTCGCGAAGGTCGCGCCGCCCGCTGCGTCCGATAGCGGCGCAAGCCAGCCGCAATACGACCCGAACCGTCCGCTGCAAGGCAAGACGCCTGGCCAACCGGTGCCGCAAGCCGCGCAACCCGCGCCGCCCAACACGGCGCCGGGCCAGACGACGAACCAGACGCAGACGTCGGGCATGCTCGAAGAACCGCAGATCGTCGAAGTGCCGCCGTCGAACAACGGTGTCGCCGTCGCGCCGAAGCCCGCGCAGGACAACGGCGCTAACAACGGCACGACCACCGCGAACGTTCCGCCGAAGAAGGCGCCGAACCCGACCAGCGCGCCCGTCACGACCGCCAACAACGCGCCGACGCAGCCGCCCAAGGCCGGCTCGACGCCGAACGCCAACGGCACGCCGCCCGCCGCTAACGACGCGAACACCGGCTATCTGCTGCAGGTCGGCGCCTACAAGACGTCCGCCGACGCCGAACAGCAGCGCGCGCGCCTCGCGTTCCAGGGCTTCGAATCGAAGGTCACGCAGCGCGATGCGGGCGGTGTGACGTACTATCGCGTGCGTATCGGCCCGTTCTCGAAGTTCGAGGACATGAACACCACGCGTCAGCGTCTTTCGGATGCGGGCGTCGATACGGCCGTGATCCGCTTCACCAAGCAGTGA
- a CDS encoding SDR family oxidoreductase — MSSPLKVFITGASSGIGEALAADYARRGAILGLVARRGDALAAFQQSHSQNAISVYSVDVRDAEALAQAAQQFIAEHGCPDIVIANAGISRGAVTGHGDLQTFRDVMDVNYFGMVATFEPFAQAMIDARKGALVGIASVAGVRGLPGSGAYSASKSAAAKYLEALRVEMRPFGVSVVTIAPGYIRTPMTAHNPYAMPFLMDADRFAAKVADAIARKKRFATFPWQMRLVSMVLHVAPRWLYDAVFEKAPRKPRAAQ; from the coding sequence ATGAGTTCACCCCTGAAGGTTTTCATCACCGGCGCGTCCAGTGGCATAGGTGAAGCGCTCGCCGCCGACTATGCGCGGCGCGGCGCGATTCTCGGCCTCGTCGCCCGCCGCGGCGACGCACTCGCCGCCTTCCAGCAGTCCCATTCCCAGAACGCAATCTCCGTGTATTCCGTCGACGTACGGGATGCGGAGGCGCTCGCGCAGGCCGCGCAGCAGTTCATCGCGGAGCACGGCTGCCCCGACATCGTGATCGCCAACGCGGGTATCAGCCGCGGCGCCGTGACAGGTCACGGCGATCTGCAAACGTTCCGCGACGTGATGGACGTCAACTACTTCGGCATGGTCGCGACCTTCGAGCCGTTCGCGCAAGCAATGATCGACGCGCGCAAGGGCGCCCTCGTCGGCATTGCGAGCGTCGCCGGCGTGCGCGGTCTGCCGGGTTCGGGCGCGTATAGCGCGTCGAAATCGGCGGCGGCGAAGTATCTGGAGGCGCTGCGCGTCGAGATGCGGCCGTTCGGCGTGTCGGTCGTGACGATCGCGCCGGGCTATATCCGCACGCCGATGACGGCGCACAATCCGTACGCGATGCCCTTCCTGATGGATGCGGACCGCTTCGCCGCGAAAGTCGCCGACGCGATCGCGCGCAAGAAACGCTTCGCGACCTTCCCGTGGCAAATGCGCCTTGTGTCGATGGTGCTGCACGTCGCGCCTCGCTGGCTCTACGACGCCGTCTTCGAAAAGGCTCCGCGCAAGCCGCGCGCCGCGCAGTAG
- the argS gene encoding arginine--tRNA ligase: MLPAHKHTLETLLTDVVKQVAQATQGESEAAFIAPAITLERPKVAAHGDVACNVAMQLAKPLRANPRQLAQQIVDALLAHPLAKGLVDSAEVAGPGFINLRLSAASKQAVIAAVFEQRETFGRSQRDAGKRVLVEFVSANPTGPLHVGHGRQAALGDATSNVLASQGYDVHREFYYNDAGVQIGNLAISTQARARGLKPGDAGWPEAAYNGEYIADIARDYLNGETVSASDGEPVKGTGDVEDLEAIRRFAVAYLRHEQDMDLQAFGVKFDQYYLESSLYKEGRVEKTVDELIAAGKTYEQEGALWLRTTDDGDDKDRVMRKSDGTYTYFVPDVAYHETKWERGFTKVINIQGSDHHGTIARVRAGLQGLGVGIPKGYPDYVLHKMVTVMRDGQEVKISKRAGSYVTVRDLIEWSGGALPGQEASPDLLDEETIRRGRDAVRFFLISRKADTEFVFDVDLALKQNDENPVYYVQYAHARICSVINEWKSRYGADEAVLPSVDLSPLDSERAMALLQKLAEYPDMLTHAADELAPHAVAFYLRDLAGEFHSFYNAERVLVDDEAPRNARIALLAATRQVLANGLAVIGVSAPAKM; encoded by the coding sequence ATGCTGCCTGCACACAAACACACTCTCGAAACCCTGTTGACCGACGTGGTCAAGCAGGTCGCCCAGGCGACCCAAGGTGAATCCGAAGCCGCGTTCATCGCGCCCGCCATCACGCTCGAACGCCCGAAGGTTGCCGCGCACGGCGACGTGGCGTGCAACGTCGCCATGCAGCTTGCCAAGCCGCTGCGTGCGAATCCGCGCCAGCTCGCGCAGCAGATCGTCGACGCGCTGCTCGCGCATCCGCTCGCCAAAGGCCTCGTCGATAGCGCCGAAGTGGCGGGTCCGGGCTTCATCAACCTGCGTCTGTCGGCGGCCTCCAAGCAGGCTGTGATCGCCGCCGTGTTCGAGCAACGCGAAACGTTCGGCCGCTCGCAGCGCGACGCGGGCAAGCGCGTGCTGGTCGAGTTCGTTTCCGCCAATCCGACGGGCCCGCTGCACGTCGGCCACGGCCGCCAGGCCGCGCTCGGCGATGCGACGTCGAACGTGCTCGCGTCGCAAGGCTACGACGTGCACCGCGAGTTCTACTACAACGACGCCGGCGTGCAGATCGGCAATCTCGCCATCTCGACGCAGGCGCGCGCCCGTGGCCTGAAGCCGGGCGATGCAGGCTGGCCGGAAGCCGCCTACAACGGCGAATACATCGCCGACATCGCGCGCGACTATCTGAACGGCGAGACCGTGTCGGCCAGCGACGGCGAACCCGTCAAGGGCACGGGCGACGTCGAAGACCTTGAAGCAATTCGCCGTTTCGCCGTCGCCTATCTGCGTCACGAGCAGGATATGGACCTGCAGGCGTTCGGCGTGAAGTTCGACCAGTACTACCTCGAATCGTCGCTGTACAAGGAAGGCCGCGTCGAGAAGACGGTGGACGAACTGATCGCGGCCGGCAAGACCTACGAGCAGGAAGGCGCGCTGTGGCTGCGCACCACCGACGACGGCGACGACAAGGACCGCGTGATGCGCAAGTCCGACGGCACGTACACGTACTTCGTGCCCGACGTCGCGTATCACGAGACGAAGTGGGAGCGCGGCTTCACGAAGGTCATCAACATCCAGGGTTCGGACCACCACGGCACGATCGCGCGCGTGCGCGCCGGGCTGCAGGGTCTTGGCGTCGGCATTCCGAAGGGCTATCCCGACTACGTGCTGCACAAGATGGTCACCGTGATGCGCGACGGTCAGGAAGTGAAGATCTCGAAGCGCGCGGGCAGCTATGTGACGGTGCGCGATCTGATCGAATGGTCGGGCGGCGCGCTGCCGGGCCAGGAAGCCTCGCCCGATCTGCTCGACGAAGAGACGATCCGCCGCGGCCGCGACGCCGTGCGCTTCTTTTTGATCTCGCGCAAGGCCGACACGGAATTCGTGTTCGACGTCGATCTCGCGCTCAAGCAGAACGACGAGAACCCGGTGTACTACGTGCAGTACGCGCACGCACGCATCTGCTCGGTGATCAACGAATGGAAGTCGCGCTACGGCGCCGATGAAGCCGTGCTGCCGTCCGTCGATCTGTCGCCGCTCGACAGCGAACGCGCGATGGCGCTACTGCAGAAGCTCGCCGAATACCCCGACATGCTCACGCACGCCGCCGACGAACTCGCGCCGCATGCCGTCGCGTTCTATCTGCGCGACCTCGCAGGCGAATTTCACTCGTTCTACAATGCCGAACGCGTTCTCGTCGACGACGAAGCGCCGCGCAATGCGCGCATCGCGCTGCTCGCGGCGACGCGCCAGGTGCTGGCCAACGGCCTCGCTGTGATCGGTGTGTCGGCACCCGCAAAAATGTAA
- a CDS encoding IS5 family transposase, protein MGPKTPVKEGDFFRQPLREQINLKHPLVRLADLINWDRLGVAMSESFVSRKGRPATSPRLIAGLLYLQHGFDLSDEEVVWQWVENPYWQVFTGETYLQTEPPIDPSSLTRWRKRLGEAGVEELLAETIEAAKRAGVIKAASVKRVIVDTTVMEKAIAHPTDSRLLERCREHLVKAAARHSLKLRQNYNREAPHLERQIGRYAHAKQYKRMKKALRTLRSRVGRVMRDVERQVDSVSEGSRVALQELIGRTKRILSQKTKDKNKLYALHAPEVECLAKGKARTPYEFGVKVSITTTHKEGLVVGMRSMPGNPYDGHTLAEALEQAAILSDITPEIAVVDRGYKGVDIEGVKIYHPGLRRGITRGLRAMIRRRSAIEPAIGHMKTDGKLDRNWLKGTLGDAMHAVLCGTGHNLRMILRKLRLFCALVLVALFVSVDQSTAVV, encoded by the coding sequence ATGGGTCCGAAGACGCCTGTGAAAGAAGGAGATTTCTTCCGGCAGCCGCTGCGTGAACAGATCAATCTGAAACATCCGCTGGTACGGCTGGCCGACCTCATCAACTGGGATCGGCTGGGTGTCGCGATGAGCGAAAGCTTCGTGTCGCGCAAGGGGCGACCGGCTACATCGCCCAGGCTGATCGCCGGTCTGCTGTATCTGCAGCACGGGTTTGACCTGTCCGACGAAGAGGTCGTCTGGCAATGGGTGGAAAACCCGTATTGGCAGGTTTTCACTGGCGAGACCTACCTGCAGACCGAACCGCCAATCGATCCATCGAGCCTGACGCGCTGGCGCAAGCGGCTGGGCGAAGCCGGCGTCGAAGAGTTGCTGGCCGAAACGATCGAGGCAGCAAAACGTGCTGGCGTGATCAAGGCTGCAAGCGTGAAGCGCGTGATTGTAGACACGACGGTCATGGAGAAGGCGATTGCCCATCCAACCGATTCCCGCTTGCTTGAGCGGTGTCGCGAACATCTGGTAAAGGCGGCTGCGCGGCATAGCCTGAAGCTGCGGCAGAACTACAACCGCGAGGCGCCGCACCTGGAGCGTCAGATTGGCCGCTACGCCCATGCGAAGCAGTACAAACGCATGAAGAAGGCGTTGCGTACGCTGCGCTCGCGTGTGGGTCGGGTGATGCGTGACGTGGAGCGGCAGGTCGATTCGGTATCCGAAGGAAGCCGCGTGGCCTTGCAGGAACTGATTGGGCGCACGAAACGGATCCTGTCGCAAAAGACAAAAGACAAAAACAAGCTCTACGCACTGCATGCGCCAGAGGTGGAGTGTCTGGCCAAAGGCAAGGCGCGCACGCCGTATGAGTTTGGTGTGAAGGTGTCGATCACAACGACGCACAAGGAAGGCCTGGTCGTTGGCATGCGCTCGATGCCGGGCAACCCTTACGACGGCCACACCCTTGCAGAAGCGCTGGAGCAGGCGGCAATCCTGAGCGACATCACGCCGGAAATCGCCGTCGTCGACCGCGGCTACAAGGGCGTAGACATCGAAGGGGTGAAGATCTACCACCCGGGGCTGCGGCGAGGCATTACAAGGGGATTACGGGCGATGATCAGGCGGCGCAGTGCGATCGAGCCAGCGATCGGCCACATGAAGACGGATGGAAAGCTCGATCGGAACTGGCTTAAGGGGACGCTCGGCGACGCGATGCACGCGGTGCTGTGCGGCACTGGCCACAACCTGCGCATGATCCTCAGGAAACTGCGGCTTTTTTGCGCCCTCGTTCTTGTGGCGCTGTTCGTTTCTGTCGATCAGTCAACGGCCGTCGTCTGA